A window from Actinomycetospora corticicola encodes these proteins:
- a CDS encoding Lrp/AsnC ligand binding domain-containing protein has product MITAIVMIHANADRIPETAQAIAELSGVTEVYSCAGDVDLIAVVRVREHDELADVIAGGLSRVPGVRDTSTHIAFRSYSAQDTDAAFAVGLD; this is encoded by the coding sequence GTGATCACGGCCATCGTCATGATCCACGCGAACGCCGACCGGATCCCGGAGACCGCCCAGGCGATCGCCGAGCTCTCGGGGGTCACCGAGGTCTACTCGTGCGCGGGCGACGTCGACCTGATCGCCGTGGTGCGGGTCCGCGAGCACGACGAGCTCGCCGACGTCATCGCGGGTGGCCTGAGCCGGGTGCCGGGCGTGCGGGATACCTCGACCCACATCGCCTTCCGGTCCTACTCCGCGCAGGACACCGACGCGGCCTTCGCCGTCGGGCTCGACTGA
- the trpD gene encoding anthranilate phosphoribosyltransferase encodes MSSPGVTGAPTWPALLGRLLRGEDLAGTEAAWAMDRMMSGEASPAQVGAFVVALRAKGETAAEIGGLAEVMRSHARAVHVDGVVVDIVGTGGDQAHTVNISTMAAVIMAAAGARVVKHGGRAASSACGSVDLLEALGVPVDLGPDAVAASVDEVGIGFCFAQTFHPAMRHVGGVRREIGVPTAFNLLGPLTNPARPAAALIGCADARFAPLLASVLADRGDTALVVRGDDGLDEITTSTTTTVWRAGPDGVTVETLDPTRIGVPVSAPGDLRGGDASVNAAVAHALFAGERGPVREAVLLNAGAALAAYDEARGAARTDLHDAVAAGRDRAAAAVDDGSAAALLERWATTAARLRG; translated from the coding sequence ATGAGCTCACCGGGCGTGACCGGGGCCCCCACCTGGCCCGCGCTGCTCGGGCGGCTCCTGCGCGGCGAGGACCTCGCCGGGACCGAGGCCGCCTGGGCCATGGACCGCATGATGTCCGGGGAGGCCTCACCCGCCCAGGTCGGCGCCTTCGTCGTGGCACTGCGGGCCAAGGGGGAGACGGCCGCCGAGATCGGCGGGCTCGCGGAGGTCATGCGCTCGCACGCGCGGGCGGTCCACGTGGACGGTGTCGTCGTCGACATCGTCGGGACCGGCGGCGACCAGGCCCACACGGTCAACATCTCGACGATGGCGGCCGTGATCATGGCCGCCGCCGGTGCGCGCGTGGTCAAGCACGGTGGTCGCGCCGCGTCGTCGGCGTGCGGCTCGGTGGACCTGCTCGAGGCGCTCGGGGTCCCTGTCGACCTCGGCCCGGACGCGGTGGCGGCGAGCGTCGACGAGGTCGGCATCGGTTTCTGCTTCGCCCAGACCTTCCACCCCGCGATGCGCCACGTCGGCGGGGTGCGCCGCGAGATCGGTGTCCCCACGGCCTTCAACCTCCTCGGGCCGCTCACGAACCCGGCACGTCCGGCGGCCGCGCTGATCGGCTGTGCCGACGCCCGGTTCGCGCCGCTGCTCGCCTCGGTCCTCGCCGACCGGGGGGACACCGCGCTCGTGGTGCGGGGTGACGACGGCCTCGACGAGATCACCACCTCGACGACCACGACGGTCTGGCGGGCCGGCCCGGACGGCGTGACGGTGGAGACCCTCGACCCCACCCGCATCGGGGTCCCGGTGTCCGCACCGGGTGACCTGCGGGGCGGCGACGCGAGTGTCAACGCGGCCGTCGCGCACGCCCTGTTCGCGGGCGAGCGCGGGCCGGTCCGCGAGGCCGTCCTGCTCAACGCGGGCGCGGCGCTCGCGGCCTACGACGAGGCCCGGGGCGCGGCCCGGACCGACCTCCACGACGCCGTCGCGGCCGGGCGGGACCGGGCCGCCGCGGCGGTCGACGACGGGTCGGCGGCGGCCCTGCTCGAGCGGTGGGCGACGACGGCCGCGCGGCTCCGCGGCTGA
- a CDS encoding cytochrome c oxidase subunit 3, with product MTPVTTASSAPAPSFSARIHSLNRPNVVSVGTIIWLSSELMFFAGLFAMYFVARAQNVGEWPPPPTELDVPYALVNTIVLVASSFTCQYGVFAAERGDVFGLRRWYTVTFVMGLFFVLAQVNEYHTLVTEHATTIASSAYGSVFYITTGFHALHVTGGLVAFVLLIARTFLSRFTPAQATAAIVVSYYWHFVDVVWIGLFAVIYFIR from the coding sequence ATGACGCCCGTGACGACCGCTTCGAGTGCGCCGGCGCCCTCCTTCAGCGCGCGGATCCACTCCCTGAACCGGCCCAACGTGGTCAGCGTGGGGACGATCATCTGGCTCTCGAGCGAGCTGATGTTCTTCGCCGGGCTGTTCGCGATGTACTTCGTGGCGCGCGCCCAGAACGTCGGGGAGTGGCCACCGCCGCCCACCGAGCTGGACGTGCCCTACGCCCTGGTGAACACCATCGTCCTGGTGGCGTCGTCGTTCACCTGTCAGTACGGCGTGTTCGCGGCCGAGCGGGGCGACGTGTTCGGCCTGCGCCGCTGGTACACGGTGACCTTCGTGATGGGCCTGTTCTTCGTGCTGGCCCAGGTGAACGAGTACCACACGCTGGTCACCGAGCACGCCACCACGATCGCCTCCAGCGCCTACGGCTCGGTCTTCTACATCACCACCGGGTTCCACGCGCTGCACGTGACCGGCGGCCTCGTGGCGTTCGTCCTGCTGATCGCCCGGACGTTCCTCAGTCGGTTCACGCCGGCGCAGGCCACCGCGGCGATCGTCGTGTCGTACTACTGGCACTTCGTGGACGTGGTCTGGATCGGCCTGTTCGCGGTCATCTACTTCATCCGTTAA
- a CDS encoding c-type cytochrome, giving the protein MSDRTPRPRRRLWARAGTKTRRRVAGFLALGVALLAVGGLYTVFQPEPETARAQDAALVREGQSLYDNACITCHGANLQGVVGRGPSLIGVGEASVYFQVSTGRMPLKAQGAQADRKKPEYDAAQTDALGAYIQANGGGPVVPNAPDAALIGSDLGRGGELFRLNCAQCHNFTGRGGALSSGKFAPVLDPANPHQIYAAMLVGPGNMPTFADSQLSPEEKRDIIGYIKSVSPDSGAINPGGNGLGGFGPVPEGIVAFFVGLAALIGISLWIGSRQ; this is encoded by the coding sequence ATGAGCGACCGGACGCCACGCCCGCGCAGGAGGCTGTGGGCGCGTGCGGGCACCAAGACGCGTCGTCGCGTCGCGGGCTTCCTCGCCCTCGGCGTGGCGCTGCTCGCCGTCGGCGGGCTGTACACCGTCTTCCAGCCCGAACCGGAGACCGCCCGCGCGCAGGACGCCGCACTCGTCCGCGAGGGGCAGTCGCTGTACGATAACGCCTGCATCACGTGCCACGGCGCGAACCTGCAGGGCGTCGTCGGACGCGGCCCCAGCCTGATCGGCGTCGGTGAGGCGTCGGTCTACTTCCAGGTCTCCACCGGCCGCATGCCGCTGAAGGCCCAGGGCGCGCAGGCCGACCGGAAGAAGCCGGAGTACGACGCGGCGCAGACCGACGCCCTCGGGGCCTACATCCAGGCCAACGGCGGCGGACCGGTCGTGCCGAACGCCCCGGACGCGGCGCTGATCGGCTCCGACCTGGGGCGCGGCGGTGAGCTCTTCCGGCTCAACTGCGCGCAGTGCCACAACTTCACCGGTCGTGGTGGCGCGCTGTCCTCGGGCAAGTTCGCCCCGGTCCTCGACCCGGCGAACCCGCACCAGATCTACGCCGCCATGCTCGTCGGCCCGGGCAACATGCCCACCTTCGCCGACTCGCAGCTCTCCCCCGAGGAGAAGCGCGACATCATCGGTTACATCAAGTCGGTGAGCCCCGACTCGGGCGCGATCAACCCGGGCGGCAACGGCCTCGGTGGCTTCGGGCCGGTGCCCGAGGGCATCGTCGCCTTCTTCGTCGGCCTCGCCGCTCTGATCGGTATCTCCCTCTGGATCGGATCCCGCCAGTGA
- a CDS encoding Rieske 2Fe-2S domain-containing protein, with product MTAPPESQYGDKAGSQPDSNQLHIPSDAELAEMSTDDLVRLGNRIDDIEVVSDRPRFPVPGTRAEKRAERQVAGWFILAAVMGLAFIVIFIAWPWEYVSPGQEGDLLYALYTPLIGVTLGLSVLGVGMGIIAYSKKLLPEDLAIQQRHDGRSSEVDRRTAAARLVQTGQQSGLARRKLIFRSLGAAGGILTAGIAVAAFGGLVKNPWKEGDESPLLVTDWRSDNGERVYLRKFNGDPEDVVLVRAGDLEPGSMETVFPFKESDRADPEHLAEVVRSSDSPVMLIRLRPNVTVIKRAGQEDFNYGSLFAYSKICTHMGCPTSLYEDQTNRILCPCHQSQFQANEYARPIFGPAARPLAQLPIAVDDQGYLYARSDFIEPVGPGFWERRSS from the coding sequence GTGACTGCACCCCCCGAATCCCAGTACGGCGACAAGGCCGGGTCGCAGCCGGACTCGAACCAGCTGCACATCCCGAGCGACGCCGAGCTCGCCGAGATGAGCACCGACGACCTGGTGCGTCTCGGCAACCGCATCGACGACATCGAGGTCGTCTCGGACCGTCCGCGCTTCCCCGTCCCGGGGACCCGCGCGGAGAAGCGGGCCGAGCGCCAGGTGGCCGGCTGGTTCATCCTCGCCGCCGTCATGGGCCTGGCGTTCATCGTCATCTTCATCGCCTGGCCGTGGGAGTACGTCTCCCCCGGTCAGGAGGGCGACCTGCTCTACGCCCTCTACACGCCGCTCATCGGCGTGACGCTCGGGCTCTCCGTGCTCGGCGTCGGGATGGGCATCATCGCCTACTCGAAGAAGCTGCTGCCCGAGGACCTGGCGATCCAGCAGCGGCACGACGGCCGGTCCTCCGAGGTCGACCGCCGCACCGCGGCCGCCCGTCTCGTGCAGACCGGGCAGCAGAGCGGGCTCGCCCGCCGCAAGCTGATCTTCCGGTCGCTCGGCGCGGCCGGCGGCATCCTGACGGCGGGGATCGCGGTCGCGGCCTTCGGTGGCCTCGTCAAGAACCCGTGGAAGGAGGGCGACGAGTCGCCCCTCCTCGTGACGGACTGGCGCTCGGACAACGGTGAGCGGGTCTACCTGCGGAAGTTCAACGGTGACCCGGAGGACGTCGTCCTCGTGCGGGCGGGCGATCTGGAGCCGGGCTCCATGGAGACCGTCTTCCCGTTCAAGGAGTCCGACCGCGCGGACCCCGAGCACCTCGCCGAGGTCGTCCGGTCCTCCGACTCGCCGGTCATGCTGATCCGGCTCCGGCCGAACGTCACCGTGATCAAGCGGGCCGGCCAGGAGGACTTCAACTACGGGTCGCTCTTCGCCTACTCGAAGATCTGCACCCACATGGGGTGCCCGACCTCGCTGTACGAGGACCAGACCAACCGGATCCTCTGCCCGTGCCACCAGTCGCAGTTCCAGGCCAACGAGTACGCGCGTCCGATCTTCGGACCGGCCGCCCGTCCACTGGCGCAATTGCCCATCGCGGTGGACGATCAGGGGTACCTGTACGCCCGCAGTGACTTCATCGAGCCGGTGGGGCCCGGCTTCTGGGAGCGTCGTTCATCATGA
- a CDS encoding cytochrome b, producing the protein MSAITTPTRSGSTAMKLVGTAADEVDSRIHPAGGVRRQINKVFPTHWSFMLGEIAMYSFIVLLLSGTWLAVFYDPSMAETTYEGVYPGLRGVTMSMAYESTVNISMDVRGGLFIRQVHHWAALLFVAAMIAHMMRTFFTGAFRRPRETNWVLGVVLLLTGMIEGFIGYSLPDDLLSGTGIRTGLSAIVMSIPVVGTWLQWAIMGGEFPGHIIIPRLYIVHVFLLPGIILAVIGVHVALVWFQKHTQFPGPGRTERNVVGVRILPTFAAKAGGFMVVSVGVMAIMSGVFQINPIWKLGPYDPTQVSAGSQPDFYMAVFDGAVRLWPSWEMYLNLNFIGLNSYTVPAIFFPAVIGFGLLVNLLVAYPVIERKLTGDEAHHNLLQRPRDVPVRTATGMMALSFYFWLVLACGNDIFAYTFDISLNVMTWIGRIGLLVIPPVVYFATYRICLGLQRSDREVLEHGIETGHIKRLPHGEFIEVHQPLGGVDDHGHALPVAYQGATVPKRMNDLGFAGSPVKGGWFRPDPAEEQDDVQGVHGGTGTDPLQVEPSTGRELAGRPDAGRPRDVRD; encoded by the coding sequence ATGAGTGCGATCACCACACCCACTCGTAGCGGAAGCACGGCGATGAAGCTCGTCGGCACCGCCGCTGACGAGGTCGACAGCCGTATCCACCCTGCCGGCGGTGTCCGTCGTCAGATCAACAAGGTCTTCCCCACGCACTGGTCGTTCATGCTGGGCGAGATCGCGATGTACAGCTTCATCGTGCTGCTCCTCTCCGGCACGTGGCTGGCCGTCTTCTACGACCCGTCGATGGCCGAGACGACCTACGAGGGCGTCTACCCCGGCCTCCGCGGCGTCACGATGTCGATGGCGTACGAGTCGACGGTCAACATCTCCATGGACGTGCGTGGCGGGCTGTTCATCCGCCAGGTGCACCACTGGGCCGCGTTGCTGTTCGTCGCCGCGATGATCGCGCACATGATGCGGACGTTCTTCACCGGAGCGTTCCGCCGCCCGCGTGAGACGAACTGGGTGCTCGGCGTCGTGCTGCTGCTCACCGGCATGATCGAGGGCTTCATCGGCTACTCGCTGCCGGACGACCTGCTCTCCGGCACCGGCATCCGCACCGGGCTCTCCGCGATCGTCATGTCGATCCCGGTCGTCGGGACCTGGCTGCAGTGGGCGATCATGGGTGGCGAGTTCCCGGGCCACATCATCATTCCGCGGCTCTACATCGTCCACGTCTTCCTGCTGCCTGGGATCATCCTCGCGGTGATCGGCGTGCACGTGGCGCTGGTGTGGTTCCAGAAGCACACCCAGTTCCCCGGCCCGGGGCGGACGGAGCGCAACGTCGTCGGCGTCCGCATCCTCCCGACCTTCGCGGCCAAGGCCGGCGGCTTCATGGTCGTCTCGGTCGGCGTCATGGCGATCATGTCGGGCGTCTTCCAGATCAACCCGATCTGGAAGCTCGGCCCCTACGACCCGACGCAGGTGTCCGCGGGATCGCAGCCCGACTTCTACATGGCGGTCTTCGACGGCGCGGTGCGTCTGTGGCCGTCGTGGGAGATGTACCTGAACCTGAACTTCATCGGGCTGAACTCGTACACGGTCCCGGCGATCTTCTTCCCGGCCGTCATCGGCTTCGGCCTGCTGGTGAACCTGCTGGTGGCCTACCCGGTCATCGAGCGCAAGCTCACCGGCGACGAGGCGCACCACAACCTGCTGCAGCGTCCGCGCGACGTCCCGGTCCGCACGGCGACCGGCATGATGGCGCTGTCGTTCTACTTCTGGCTCGTCCTCGCCTGCGGTAACGACATCTTCGCCTACACGTTCGACATCTCCCTGAACGTGATGACGTGGATCGGCCGCATCGGTCTCCTGGTGATCCCCCCGGTCGTCTACTTCGCGACCTACCGGATCTGCCTGGGCCTGCAGCGCTCCGACCGTGAGGTCCTCGAGCACGGCATCGAGACCGGCCACATCAAGCGCCTGCCCCACGGTGAGTTCATCGAGGTGCACCAGCCGCTCGGTGGCGTCGACGATCACGGGCACGCCCTGCCGGTGGCCTATCAGGGGGCGACGGTCCCGAAGCGGATGAACGACCTCGGCTTTGCCGGCAGCCCGGTGAAGGGTGGCTGGTTCCGCCCCGACCCGGCCGAGGAGCAGGACGACGTGCAGGGTGTCCACGGCGGCACCGGCACCGATCCCCTCCAGGTCGAGCCGAGCACCGGGCGCGAGCTCGCCGGTCGTCCCGACGCCGGCCGTCCGCGCGACGTCCGGGACTGA
- a CDS encoding cytochrome c oxidase subunit 4 gives MKVESRIFEILTVFCFVCAIVYGVLSGEEVGIVALTLTGGLTLIVGTYFRFVSRRLEERPEDNPEAEVSDGAGDIGFFSPGSYWPLGVASGVALTGLGLAIYQWWLIVLAGIAMIIAICGLVFEYHAGPEAH, from the coding sequence ATGAAGGTCGAGTCCCGGATCTTCGAGATCCTGACCGTCTTCTGCTTCGTCTGCGCGATCGTCTACGGCGTGCTGTCGGGCGAGGAGGTCGGCATCGTCGCCCTCACGCTGACCGGTGGCCTCACGCTGATCGTGGGCACCTACTTCCGGTTCGTCTCCCGGCGCCTCGAGGAGCGTCCGGAGGACAACCCGGAGGCCGAGGTGTCCGACGGCGCCGGGGACATCGGGTTCTTCAGCCCGGGCAGCTACTGGCCGCTCGGCGTCGCCAGCGGTGTCGCGCTGACCGGGCTCGGCCTCGCGATCTACCAGTGGTGGCTGATCGTGCTCGCCGGGATCGCGATGATCATCGCGATCTGCGGCCTGGTCTTCGAGTACCACGCGGGCCCCGAGGCCCACTGA
- the coxB gene encoding cytochrome c oxidase subunit II, whose amino-acid sequence MGVTPEAGMMRELWTWSAIAALVVGVIVWGLTAWTVAFHRRKAGASELPRQFQYNLPLELVLTVIPLVIVAVLFYFTVVVQNVVDRQPAGNELKVDVVAFQWNWEFAYPEARTPDGTPVATVGTTEDVPLLVLPTDRPISFTQHAEDVIHSFWVPEFLFKRDVMPDPEKNDQKNTWVIERIERPGAFVGRCAEYCGSYHSMMNFEVRALPGNLFDQYMQLRQSLNPQTRQPYSAAEALQTMNCGELCSPTATTTRPFNPNPTDRLAF is encoded by the coding sequence GTGGGCGTCACGCCCGAGGCCGGGATGATGCGGGAACTCTGGACCTGGTCCGCGATCGCCGCCCTGGTGGTCGGTGTGATCGTCTGGGGTCTCACCGCCTGGACCGTCGCGTTCCACCGCCGCAAGGCCGGGGCGTCCGAGCTGCCGCGGCAGTTCCAGTACAACCTGCCGCTCGAGCTGGTGCTCACGGTCATCCCGCTGGTGATCGTCGCGGTGCTCTTCTACTTCACCGTCGTCGTGCAGAACGTCGTCGACCGCCAGCCGGCCGGCAACGAGCTGAAGGTCGACGTGGTGGCCTTCCAGTGGAACTGGGAGTTCGCCTACCCCGAGGCGCGCACGCCGGACGGCACGCCCGTCGCCACCGTCGGCACCACCGAGGACGTCCCGCTCCTCGTCCTGCCGACCGACCGGCCGATCTCGTTCACCCAGCACGCCGAGGACGTCATCCACTCGTTCTGGGTGCCGGAGTTCCTCTTCAAGCGCGACGTGATGCCGGACCCGGAGAAGAACGACCAGAAGAACACCTGGGTCATCGAGCGGATCGAGCGGCCGGGCGCCTTCGTCGGCCGGTGCGCGGAGTACTGCGGCTCGTACCACTCGATGATGAACTTCGAGGTGCGTGCCCTGCCGGGCAACCTGTTCGACCAGTACATGCAGCTGCGCCAGTCGCTGAACCCGCAGACCCGGCAGCCGTACTCGGCCGCCGAGGCGCTGCAGACGATGAACTGCGGCGAGCTGTGCTCGCCCACGGCGACCACCACGCGGCCGTTCAACCCGAACCCGACCGACCGCCTGGCCTTCTGA
- the asnB gene encoding asparagine synthase (glutamine-hydrolyzing), translating to MCGLMGWITTERTGARHAQDLEAALPCMRHRGPDEAGTWSDEDVALGFARLSIIDVEGSHQPLEFPGDTGQRDATGDAVGRYRIVFNGEIYNYLELREELARDHGVTFATEGDTEAIVAAYSVWGADAVPRLRGMFTFLIWDTVDRVLFGARDPFGIKPLFFAAGAEGVAFSSEKKCLLEVLGPLGASDAAPDPEALQHYLTLQYVPEPATLHRGVRRLESGCWFTISPGEPISVQRYFTPRFVERPIPRGDAAEETHRHEEITEVLRDSVAKHMRADVTVGSFLSGGIDSTVIAALAREHNPDLITFTTGFERAGYSEIDVAAESAQAIGVRHVVKTVTAQEMMDALPLIVWYLDDPVADPALVPLYFVAREARKHVKVVLSGEGADELFGGYTIYKEPLSLAPFDVLPGAVRKLAGALSDRLPTGMRGKDLLRRGALPLEQRYYGNARNFFPAQLADVLRSYDDELSHVDVTSSFYEGSRDWSPVARMQHVDLFTWLRGDILVKADKMTMANSLELRVPFLDPEVFRVASALPTDQKIAHGTTKYALRRAIEGIVPPHVLHRRKLGFPVPIRHWLATDMLDWARGIVRESQTDAILDKAAVLRLLDEHRSGPVDHSRRIWTLLVFMLWHGIFVEQRIRPEIPAPVYPVYA from the coding sequence GTGTGCGGGCTGATGGGGTGGATCACCACCGAACGGACGGGAGCACGACACGCTCAGGATCTCGAGGCGGCGCTGCCCTGCATGCGCCACCGGGGTCCGGACGAGGCGGGGACGTGGTCCGACGAGGACGTCGCCCTGGGCTTCGCGCGGCTGTCGATCATCGACGTCGAGGGGTCGCACCAGCCGCTGGAGTTCCCCGGCGACACGGGGCAGCGCGACGCGACCGGCGACGCGGTAGGGCGCTACCGGATCGTCTTCAACGGCGAGATCTACAACTACCTGGAGCTCCGCGAGGAGCTGGCGCGCGACCACGGCGTCACCTTCGCCACCGAGGGCGACACCGAGGCCATCGTCGCGGCCTACTCGGTGTGGGGCGCCGACGCGGTGCCACGCCTGCGCGGCATGTTCACCTTCCTCATCTGGGACACGGTCGACCGCGTGCTCTTCGGTGCGCGCGACCCGTTCGGCATCAAGCCGCTGTTCTTCGCCGCCGGCGCCGAGGGCGTGGCCTTCAGCAGCGAGAAGAAGTGCCTGCTCGAGGTGCTCGGCCCGCTCGGCGCCTCGGACGCGGCGCCCGACCCCGAGGCCCTGCAGCACTACCTGACGCTCCAGTACGTCCCGGAGCCCGCGACGCTGCACCGCGGCGTGCGGCGCCTCGAGTCCGGCTGCTGGTTCACCATCTCCCCCGGCGAGCCGATCTCGGTGCAGCGCTACTTCACCCCGCGCTTCGTCGAGCGGCCGATCCCTCGTGGCGACGCCGCGGAGGAGACCCACCGGCACGAGGAGATCACCGAGGTGCTGCGCGACTCGGTCGCGAAGCACATGCGCGCCGACGTCACCGTCGGGTCGTTCCTCTCCGGCGGCATCGACTCCACGGTGATCGCGGCGCTGGCCCGCGAGCACAACCCCGACCTGATCACCTTCACCACCGGGTTCGAGCGGGCCGGGTACTCCGAGATCGACGTCGCCGCCGAGTCGGCGCAGGCGATCGGCGTCCGGCACGTGGTGAAGACGGTCACCGCGCAGGAGATGATGGACGCCCTGCCGCTGATCGTCTGGTACCTCGACGACCCGGTGGCCGACCCGGCGCTCGTCCCCCTCTACTTCGTGGCCCGCGAGGCGCGCAAGCACGTCAAGGTCGTGCTCTCCGGGGAGGGCGCCGACGAGCTGTTCGGCGGCTACACCATCTACAAGGAGCCGCTCTCCCTCGCGCCGTTCGACGTGCTGCCGGGTGCCGTCCGCAAGCTCGCCGGCGCGCTGAGCGACCGACTGCCCACCGGGATGCGCGGGAAGGACCTGCTGCGCCGCGGGGCGCTGCCGCTCGAGCAGCGCTACTACGGGAACGCCCGGAACTTCTTCCCGGCCCAGCTCGCCGACGTGCTGCGCTCCTACGACGACGAGCTCTCGCACGTCGACGTCACGTCCTCGTTCTACGAGGGCTCGCGCGACTGGAGCCCGGTGGCCCGGATGCAGCACGTCGACCTGTTCACGTGGCTGCGCGGCGACATCCTGGTCAAGGCCGACAAGATGACGATGGCGAACTCGCTGGAGCTGCGGGTGCCGTTCCTCGACCCCGAGGTGTTCCGGGTCGCCTCCGCCCTGCCGACCGACCAGAAGATCGCGCACGGCACCACGAAGTACGCCCTGCGGCGGGCCATCGAGGGCATCGTCCCCCCGCACGTGCTGCACCGCCGCAAGCTCGGCTTCCCCGTCCCCATCCGCCACTGGCTGGCCACCGACATGCTCGACTGGGCGCGCGGCATCGTCCGGGAGTCGCAGACCGACGCGATCCTCGACAAGGCGGCCGTCCTGCGGCTCCTCGACGAGCACCGCAGCGGCCCGGTCGACCACTCGCGGCGCATCTGGACCCTGCTGGTCTTCATGCTCTGGCACGGCATCTTCGTCGAGCAGCGCATCCGTCCGGAGATCCCCGCGCCCGTCTACCCGGTGTATGCGTGA
- a CDS encoding adenosine kinase translates to MDVLGIGNAIVDVLTQTDDDTITAFDLPKGGMTLVDQDQAESLYAKAGETTERSGGSVANSIAIAAALGSDAGYVGKVHDDQLGGSFTSSIRSHGVSFRTPALTEGPSTARCLVLVTPDGERTMGTYLGACTALGPEDIDQDEVAGSAVTLIEGYLADTEQARATIGKVIDASAKSEAKVALTLSDAGCVERHREYFRELTAANVEILVADEDEVAALVGDDGIESLLADQGGHCEIVAVTHGAKGSTIYAVGGVRHEIETRPADELVDTTGAGDAYAGGLLYGITKGLDLDVAGRIGSVAASHVVAQLGAQPPENLKSKVAQDVPQAG, encoded by the coding sequence ATGGACGTACTGGGGATCGGCAACGCGATCGTCGACGTGCTCACGCAGACCGACGACGACACCATCACCGCCTTCGACCTGCCGAAGGGGGGCATGACGCTCGTCGACCAGGACCAGGCCGAGTCGCTCTACGCGAAGGCCGGCGAGACGACGGAGCGTTCGGGTGGCAGCGTGGCCAACTCCATCGCCATCGCGGCCGCCCTCGGCTCCGACGCGGGCTACGTCGGCAAGGTGCACGACGACCAGCTGGGCGGCTCCTTCACGAGCTCCATCCGCAGCCACGGGGTGAGCTTCCGCACCCCGGCGCTCACCGAGGGCCCGTCGACGGCCCGCTGCCTCGTGCTGGTCACGCCCGACGGCGAGCGCACCATGGGCACCTACCTCGGCGCCTGCACCGCCCTCGGGCCGGAGGACATCGACCAGGACGAGGTCGCCGGCTCGGCGGTCACCCTGATCGAGGGCTACCTCGCCGACACCGAGCAGGCCCGCGCCACCATCGGCAAGGTCATCGACGCCTCGGCCAAGAGCGAGGCGAAGGTGGCGCTCACGCTGTCCGACGCCGGGTGCGTCGAGCGGCACCGCGAGTACTTCCGCGAGCTCACCGCGGCCAACGTCGAGATCCTGGTCGCCGACGAGGACGAGGTCGCCGCGCTGGTGGGCGACGACGGCATCGAGTCGCTGCTCGCCGACCAGGGCGGGCACTGCGAGATCGTGGCCGTCACGCACGGGGCGAAGGGCTCGACGATCTACGCCGTCGGCGGGGTCCGCCACGAGATCGAGACCCGTCCGGCGGACGAGCTCGTCGACACCACCGGCGCGGGCGACGCCTACGCGGGCGGTCTGCTCTACGGCATCACGAAGGGCCTGGACCTCGACGTGGCCGGGCGCATCGGCTCGGTCGCGGCGTCGCACGTGGTCGCCCAGCTCGGGGCGCAGCCGCCGGAGAACCTGAAGTCCAAGGTCGCCCAGGACGTGCCGCAGGCCGGCTGA
- a CDS encoding HesB/IscA family protein, with protein sequence MTVENPTKTEEHGVELSDAASSKAKALLDQEGRDDMHLRIAVQPGGCAGLRYQLFFDDRSLDGDLFRDFGGLKVAVDRMSAPYVQGATIDFVDTIDKQGFTIDNPNATGSCACGDSFN encoded by the coding sequence ATGACCGTCGAGAACCCCACCAAGACCGAGGAGCACGGCGTCGAGCTCAGCGACGCGGCCTCGAGCAAGGCGAAGGCCCTGCTGGACCAGGAGGGCCGTGACGACATGCACCTGCGCATCGCCGTGCAGCCCGGGGGCTGCGCCGGCCTGCGCTACCAGCTCTTCTTCGACGACCGCTCGCTCGACGGGGACCTCTTCCGCGACTTCGGCGGCCTCAAGGTGGCCGTCGACCGGATGAGCGCCCCGTACGTCCAGGGCGCGACGATCGACTTCGTCGACACGATCGACAAGCAGGGCTTCACGATCGACAACCCGAACGCCACCGGGTCGTGCGCCTGCGGCGACAGCTTCAACTGA